A single Ziziphus jujuba cultivar Dongzao chromosome 11, ASM3175591v1 DNA region contains:
- the LOC107425680 gene encoding uncharacterized protein LOC107425680 produces MAKNPSAYLLFLAILVLTTATSSSATSLNVAVGSQVQVVGRVTCPVRRILPPSGPPVVGVNVSLSCDGDRTSLGQAVTNAGGFYSIALNVGPGILFNTTGCAIFVNLPLANCTALPASGLVRTPLRLLSIVPLTVSQLPLVIDEIRVYLGELLRAI; encoded by the coding sequence ATGGCAAAAAATCCTTCAGCATACTTGCTCTTCCTTGCCATCTTGGTTCTTACCACAGCCACATCCTCATCCGCCACGTCTCTCAATGTGGCTGTTGGATCTCAAGTTCAGGTTGTTGGCAGGGTTACTTGCCCGGTCAGAAGGATTCTGCCTCCCTCTGGCCCGCCTGTGGTTGGTGTTAATGTCAGCTTGTCCTGCGATGGAGACAGGACCAGTCTCGGGCAAGCCGTCACCAATGCCGGCGGTTTTTACAGCATCGCTCTCAACGTGGGTCCAGGCATTCTCTTTAACACAACAGGCTGTGCCATCTTTGTCAACCTTCCTCTCGCCAACTGCACTGCTCTCCCTGCCTCTGGACTAGTTAGAACCCCTCTTCGCTTGCTTTCCATTGTCCCTTTAACGGTTAGCCAACTTCCTCTCGTGATTGACGAAATTCGTGTATATCTTGGAGAACTTTTAAGAGCGATTTGA
- the LOC125419535 gene encoding uncharacterized protein LOC125419535, producing MAKNPSAYLLFLAILVLATATSSSAQILPPFSTLPSVLPNSTIVAQVQALGVLSCTVTGTPIPFVPSPPVVGALVNLSCDGGRTTLAQAVTNTAGFYNVTLNVVQGLLFNTTDCALFVDLPLVNCTVFPPRGVLRTPLGVLTIVPGLLGNILVLIGQIFSVIGV from the coding sequence ATGGCAAAAAATCCTTCAGCATACTTGCTCTTCCTTGCCATCTTGGTTCTTGCCACAGCCACATCCTCATCAGCTCAGATCTTGCCTCCCTTTTCTACCTTGCCTTCCGTGCTTCCAAATTCCACTATCGTAGCTCAAGTTCAGGCTCTTGGCGTCCTTTCTTGCACGGTCACCGGGACTCCTATTCCCTTTGTCCCCAGCCCACCTGTGGTTGGTGCTCTTGTCAACTTGTCCTGCGATGGAGGCAGGACCACTCTCGCACAAGCCGTCACCAACACCGCCGGTTTTTACAACGTCACTCTCAACGTGGTTCAGGGCCTTCTCTTTAACACAACAGACTGTGCCCTCTTTGTCGACCTCCCGCTCGTCAACTGCACTGTTTTCCCTCCCCGTGGAGTACTTAGAACCCCTCTTGGCGTTCTTACCATTGTCCCTGGACTGCTTGGCAATATTCTTGTATTGATTGGACAAATTTTCAGCGTGATTGGTGTGTAA